TCCGAACTATGTAAAGCTTTGGTGTTGGCAAAACCAACGGTTAGCTTAATGGTAAAAAAGCTGCAGGAAAAAGGGCTAGTTACAAGAGAACCTTACAAAAAGATTTTCCTAACTAAGCAGGGTACTGAAAAGGCAAAAGCCATCTTAAGGAGACATGAAGCAATAAAAGAAATACTCATTAAGAGCGGTACCCCTGAGGATATTGCAGAACTGGATGCCTGCAAAATGGAACATTTTCTACACACTGAAACGCTAGAAGCTCTTATGAACTCCCTTTTCGATCCCAAGGAGAAAGAAAGACATAATAAAAAACAGCCGATATAAAATACAGAACCATGGCTGCATAGAAAGAGTAGGAATACCCTCTGTATTGAATTATGTAACCAGCGATTAGCGAACCCTAACGCACGTGATAGATTGTCCCCCATGCTCATAAGCCCGTTGGTTATAGTTCTAAAATGCACAGGCGTTATTCTCCATATTAAACTGCTGAGAAACCGGTGTAGACATGTTCATGAGGGCTTGCCTAATAAGAAAAGATGGTATAGCGTATGCCAGAGAACCGGCTTTTGCGAGAATAAACATGAACGGCAAAGAGAAAAGCTCTGTGATTACTACTGTACGTACCTTGCCGAGGCGTCTCACTACTAGTGGAACTAATAACATTCCAGCCGCCGTGGCCAACTGACCAAGAGTGTAGATGAGCCCAATCTGAGGACCGGGTAAAGTGAAAATATCCTTAAAGTAGAGATTCATGAATGGAATAATCAAACTTGCGCCGAGACCAACTAAAGTTCTTGGTACAATGAGCACGATAAGTAAAGGCGTAAACCCACGAAGGCTCCCAAGTCGCTCTCTGGTGAAAGGATTGCTCAGTGATATTCGCAATGAAGTATGCACCTTTAAGGTTACGATCACCATGCCCAAGGAAGCACACAAAACACCAGTCCACATGATTCCCCTATAAAGGGCAATAGGATCTCTTACACCCAGGAAACCAGAGATAAATGTGAGAAAAGAACCACCAGCAAAAGCAAAGGTGTGTAATGCATTGTTCAAGGAAAAAAGTTCATTCCTGTACTCCTCTTTGGTGTGGTCCATAATAAAAGGGGAAATTCCTATCATGAACAAAGCATCTGCCGTCCCCAAAAGCCCCCCTAATAATACCAACATGGGAACTGACTTTGTTAGGAGGATTAAAACCTGGACTGCGACAGCAAGGCCCATGGCAGTTAGAAAGTTATAGCGGTAACCTATTCTGTTTATTATCAGGGCAGCTGGTATGGTCATTAACACGGACCCAAATGAACGTGCACTTAGCACCGTGCCAATCACAGACTGAGTAAAACCAATTTCAGATAAGTACAAGTTAAAAACTGTGAAGTAAAACGAAAAACCCATGAAATACAAAAAACTAGCAACAGAAAACCATAGCAGCGGCGCAGGATTCTCTGTTAGCGCTGTTCTGTATCTTCTTAGGGCGGCGATAATTTGCATTAACCTTATTATACATTTCATATTTGATCAACCATGGTGTAAAATGTAAAAGTGAATGTATAAATATTCCTAATATAGGAGGTACACCATGGAACGGAGCAAGAGAACTACAGCGGAAAGACTTAAGACGCTTCGAGAGATCATCAAGACAGAACCTACATCTACCCAGCAGGAGTTAGTGGAGAAATTAAAGCAAGCTGGGTTTAAAGTCACCCAAAGTACAGTATCAAGGGACCTCAAAAAAATAGGAGCAATGAAAGTATTCTTACCTGATGGTACCTACGAGTATACCTTGCCTGAGGCAACCTCACTGACTATTGACGAACGCATTGTAACCATTGTAAAGAAAAGTATTTTGGACATGCAGTACCGCTCCCCCATATTGGTTATAAAAACGGTACCCGGTACAGCAAGAAGCGTAGCGCGTGCTATAGATTCCTTGCAGCTAAAGAAAGCCATTGGGAGCATAGCTGGTGATGATACGGTCTTTGTTCTTGCTCAAGATGATGTAGGAGCGTTCGAGATAAAGGAGAAATTGCATGATATAATGGAAAAGTAGAATGTGTTAACAAAGCCTTAAAAAATGGAGGTTTTCCGGTATGGGGTTATCTGAAAAAACGATTACTGTTGCTGTAGTGGGGTCAGTAAAGAGTGGTAAAACAACTCTTGTAGAGAACCTATTAGCAAAGGCAGGGGTGATCGACAAACCAGGCAAGGTCGAGTCGAAAAACACTGTGAGCGACTTTGATCCCTTTGAACAGGAGAGACAGATTTCCATCAACCTGACAGTGGAACCACTAGTTTGGAAAAATGTAAAAATCAATTTTTTAGATACACCAGGTTTCTTGGACTTCAAAATGGATTCCATGTCAGCAATCAAGTTTTCTGACGCAGTCCTATTCGTGGTGGACGGTTCATCTGACATCGGTGTTACTACAGAAATGCTTTGGGATTATTACCTAAACCTTGAACAAAAGAAACCGGCATTATTTTTCCTAAATAAGATGGATAAGGCCGAGGCAGATCAAAGTAGAGTAGTTGATCAAATACGTTCACTACTCTCCAATAGAGCTGCACCTTTATCTGTACACGCTAATGATAAAGTTGTTAGCGTCTTCGACGACTTATCAGGCTTACCAGAGGAATTGAGAAACGCTGCAGCTGAGTACAAAGAAATGGTTCTAGATGCAGTGGCAGAAGCTGATGATGTTGTATTAGAAAAGTACTTGTCCGGAGAAGAGATTACCCAGGAGGAGCTTAGCAGGTGCTTCAAGAGTGCCATGGCAAACGGAAATTTCTTCCCAATAATGGCAGGCTCATGCATCAATGATAGCGGCCTAGAGAATGTTCTGGATTTCCTTTCAGAGAATGTATCTCCTCTACCTGTGTCTGATTTTCCTAATGCTGACACCGTGGGCATAGTCCTGAAAACTTATATGGACCCTTATGTGGGTCGCATAAGCGTTATAAAGATGCTGAAGGGATCACTAACTACGGGATCTCAGCTCTGGAATCCAGACACAGAACAGTTGATAACCATACCCAAGGTTTCATTCATCGTGGGTAAGAAAATAGTCGATGCAGAAACAGTTGCGGCTCCCGACATCGGCGCCATAGTTAAGGTAGAGGAATTGGCAACTAACTCTGTACTCTGTACACCCAACGTGAAAGTGGATGTACCACGCCTTGATGTACCACAACCACTTCTTCCAAAAGCCATTGAACCTAAAACAAAATCAGACCAGGAGAAGTTGCTAAGTAGCTTACATAAGATACAAACAGAAGATCCTTCCTTCATAGTTTTCTACGATCGCGAAATGAAGCAAACAGTTATCGAAGTTCAAGGAGAAATGCAGTTGAACGCAATATTAGGAAAACTACATGATCGCTATCACGTTGAAGTGACTTTGGCACCACGAGAAGTACCTTATAGAGAAACCATAAAAGGGCGAGCGCAAGCCCAGGGTAGATACGTAAAGCAAACGGGCGGTCACGGCCAGTACGGAGTAGTGTTCATAGAAATTTGGCCTACTGAAAGATCAGCTGGCTACGAATTTGAAGATGCCATTTTTGGAGGAGCCATACCCAACAACTACATACCTTCGGTAGATAAAGGCATACGTGAGCGTATGAGCAAAGGCGTTATTGCCGGATACCCCGTTGTTGATGTACACGTAAAGTTGTTCGACGGAAAGTACCACCCAGTAGATTCTTCAGATATGGCTTTCCAAATTGCTGGATCTTTAGCATTCCAAGAAGCTTTCATGAACGCAAAGCCCATTCTTCTGGAACCCATTTACAAAATCACCATTAAAGTTCCAGAGGAATTGGTAGGTGACATAATGGGTGACATAAATGCTCGCAGAGGTAGAGTCCTTGGAATCAGTGCTGAAGGAAAATGGCAAGTCATCACCGCTGAAGTGCCTTACGCAGAGATTATTGAGTATGCTAAAGATTTTATGTCCATTACCGGAGGGCGTGGCATCTACAACACGGAATTTGTACGTTACGAAGAAGTACCACCCAACATTGCTGAACAAATCATCGAAAAGCGGAAAGCCATATTAGAAAAAGAAAAAGCAGAATAAAAGGTTTTTCACCAAAAAAGTAAACCCGTACCCGTATACCCCGTGGGGTATACGGGTATAATAATTTACGGAGTTATTAAAGTAGGAGGTGCCTGCATGGCAATTTTGAAAGAATCTGACAAAAAAGAGGTCCAAAAAAGACTCGCTGTCATGAACAAAACAGTAAAGGTAATTACATTTTTACCTGAAAGTGATATTATCGTGCCCGGACGTCGTGAATGTATGTACTGCAACGAAGTAAAAGAACTTATGTCAGATCTTGTGGCTACAACTGATAAACTTTCCTTAGTTTTGATCGACCCACTAAAGCAACCTGAAACTGCTCAAGAATACGGCCTAAAGAAAGATTCGCTCGGTTTCATGTACCCAGCGATAACATTCTCTGTCTTGGAAGATGATGGACAAGAAAAACACTACAACATTTGGTTCTATGGCATTCCTGCCGGATACGAGTTTGCAACACTTCTGGACGACATCATACTGCTTTCAACAGGTAATGTGAAACTTAATAAAGCTTTGCTACCTCAACTGGCTGCCATAAACACTAAGGTTACAATGGATGTGTTCGTAACACCTACGTGCCCCTATTGCCCCAAAGCAGTCTTCACAGCTCACCAGTTTGCTTATTTCAACCCAAATTTCACAGGAAATATGATAGAAGCCAGCGAGTTTGAAGAACTTACAAACCGCTGGAACGTCTACGGTGTTCCAAAGACTGTCATAAACGAAAAAATAGAGGTGGAAGGTGCCGTACCAGAGAACCTGATGCTTGACTACGTCAAAAACGCACTACTCTGAATAACAACAAGAAACATTAAGAATATAAGAAGGCTCCCAGTTTGCTTCTGGGAGCCTTTTTATATTCCTGTGATCATTAGCACTGACGAGCTATTTCTTTTATGCGGTTAGATAATGTCCAAACCTTCTCGGTGTCTACATTGTCCACTGAATGAGGATCCTCACCCATGATTTGAAACAGTTCTTGAATATTTGACTTTTCTTCTTCGGTAAGCTGATCTAGATCTACAGCCCCTGGGAAATTGGCAAGAGCCAAAGGAGGCCTATCAAATAGACCCAAGTACTGTCGGACATAGATGGGTCCGCCTATTTTTCCACCATTCCATGTTCTCTCGTCTTCGATGAGACTGATAGCCACACCGGCCCACATTCTTCCATAAAGATCACTTCTGTGTGTCTGTATAAACTCCAACATGTCTGGATTTAATTTGTGATTGTACACCCCGGCAACGAAGACAATGGCATCTCCCCAAAAAGACTCCACTTGTTCCACCGATTGAGCTTCACCATCAAGTGCTTCAGCAATGGCTTCAGCATAACGCTTTGAAGCTCCATGCCTGCTAACATAAATCACCTGTACCTGCATCTCTAAAGATCACCCCTTCCCTGATTTACTACTTCAATGTCTTTTACTCCGGGCAAGTCAGAGACTTTTTCTTTTATCTCATCGATAATTTCCTGCAAATAGGGATCATCGTGAGCAAAGGAGATTTCTATTCTGACTTTCCCATCGTCAACTCCAATGTATTTTACACGCTTCAAAGACACTATGTCCAAACCCTGAGGCGGGTAAATCACATGGTAAAGTTCCTCCCGCACTAAATCGGAGCTAAGTTCTTCTTCAGGAAGACGACCCGTTTTTCTAAGATAGTCCTTGATAGCCGCTCTTAAACCGTCCACAGCAAGCACTGAACAATGGTACTTAACAGGAGGAAGTCCTCCAAGTTCCTGGACTGCCTCTGTCCACTTGATGGACAGTGCTTCTTCTAAGGTCTTCCCTTTCGCCAAATCAGTAACAATGGAAGCTGTAGCTATGTTGCTGGCACAACCGTAAGATTCAAATTTTATGTCCTCGATGACATCGTTGTTTATCTTCAAATAAATGGCTATCTGATCCCCACATGCGGGGCTTCCCACAAGAGCTTCCGCATCAGGATTTTCTATAACCCCTTGGTTATGTGGGTTTTTAAAATGTTCAATTACTTTAGGATTGTATTTTATCGACATGCTCAAATCACTCCTTATAAACCTTTGGTGCTAACGGACTAATCTTGCGAAGCTTTGCCACAATACCTGGAATTACTTCCAAGAATTTGTCTACTTCTTCATCAGTGGTGGTCCACGTAAAGGTCATCCTGATGGCACCGTGAGCCCTTTCATAGTCTCCGTACATGGCAAGTATGACGTGGTTTGCCTCTAAGAATGGATTTGCACAGGCGGAGCCAGTATCCACCGTTATATCTTCCATATCCAGGTACATCTCCACTGATTCGCCTTCCACATATCTAAAGGTGAGACAGACATTGCTAGGCGACCTTAAGTCCCCCTCAGGACCGTTTAGCAATGTTTCTGGAACCAGTTCCATGGTTTCATTGATCAAACGATTGCGTATGTGTTTCATGTGTTCTATCTTCTGTTCCAATCCGTCTTGCATAAGCTCCAATGCTTTTGCAGCACCCACAATGGATGGCACGTCAGGGGTACCAGGGACAATTCTCGAATAAGCCTGACTACCGTATATGGGACCTTTTACAGGTACGCCTTTTTTCACCCACAAGGCCGTGACACCTTTTGGACCATGTATTCTTTCTATGCTGGCCGTAATAATGTCAGCATAGGGTGCTAAAGCAAGATCTGCCAATCTTCCCAAAGCCCAGGTCAAATCATAATGAATAAGCACTTCTGGGTTTACGTCCCTAATAATCTTACTAATATCCTTAACCGGTTGAATAGTACCTACCATGTAGTTCACAGCAGCCATGGTTACAAGCACTGTGTCTTTTCCAAGACTCTCACTTAGCGCATCTAAATCCACTAAGCCGTTTGAATCCACCGGTAAGTAAGTAACCTTGATTTTCCCGAGCTTCTCAAGTTGCTTCACCAAATCCATGGTAGTTCCGTGTTCAATAGACGTTGTTATGACGTGGGGAACCGTACCACTTTCAACGTTATTAAGTACACCCTGGATGGCAATGTTATTGGCCACAGCGTGGCTGGGTGCAAAGTGAACCTCGTCAGGTTTTCCTCCAAAGAACTTTGCGTAAGCCATCTGGCTGTTCTCAATAGCTTCTGCTGCCGTAGTTCCGGTATAGGTAAAGGAAGACGGGGCCCAGTACTTCTCGGTCCACCATGGTATCATTTCATCAATAACACTTTTATCCACATAAGTGGATCTGCAGTGGTCAAAATAAGCTCTCACCTGCTCATACACTCCTCTCTGATTTACATACACATTGTTTTACTTACTTGTTTTTTCAATCAGGACCTGCAAAGCTTTTGATAGTTCTTCGCTGCCCTTCTCGGGTAAGCATTTAGCCATACGGTCTCGGACCATAAGAGAAACTATTTTCTTCATAAGCCCCTGCACAGCAGCAATTTGAGTAGCGACCTCAGTGCAGCAAACACCATCAGAAAGCATGCGTTCCACCGCAGAAAGTTGCCCTACAGCTGTTTTAACCATTTGAAGTACTTCATCTCCATAAGCAGGTCCGTCATTTGTTTTCATAGAAGCATCACCAAAAATATTATACCCCCCATGGAGGGGGGTATATACAACAGATGAGCGCTGTTTAAACTCCAGATTACTAACTAACTTGGTAGCCTAAATCAAAAGCCTTTAAGTTGTTTTCGAGGTCTCTTGGCAGCACTTCTTCAAGCGCTTTTTCAATGACTTCTTTGGGAAGTAAGAATGACAGTACAGAAGCAGACTTTCCCAGCATGACACTGTTCACGTAAATGGTACTTCCCAGGCTCTTTGCCAAGGCCGTAGCATCAAACATATGACAAGGCCCAAACTCCTCTAGGTTTTTGCGAATCTCTTCTAACGACGGATAGACAGTGCTACCCAGGTTTGCCGATACAGGAACCATCTTAGCCTCGTTCACTATGAATGTGGTACCTTTTTTAGCATAGTTTATGTAGCGAATGGCTTCTAGTGGCTCAAAAGAGAGAAGCAAATCTGCAGTACCCTCTGGTACTGTGGAGGCAACAGGATTTTCCGAAATACGAACAAAACCAATAACTGAGCCCCCTCTTTGAGCTAAACCGTGAATTTCACCCACTGCGGCATAGTAGCCTGCCATCATTGCGGCTTTTCCCAAAACCTTCGCGGCAGTAAGTATGCCTTGACCACCTACGCCAGTTAAAACAATGTTGTATACCACTGCTGCCACCTCGCTCTCGATTCGTCACTCACAACATCAAAGTTCTTCTCCCCTTCAATGCTCTTCTCGTAAATGGCATTGTAAGGGCACACTTGTGCGCAGGCAGAACAACCCGCACAAAGATCTTCGTCAATGGAAACTTTCTTTTTGTCTCGGTCGAAAACCAAGGCTGGGCAACCCAGCAGGTTCACACACACCCTACACCCAGTACATTTTTCTTCTTCTACTGCGTACAGAGGAGCACGTTCTCCTCTTCTTTGAAGTTGCCTCTGCCTTAGCAGTGCACATGGCTGTTTAGCCACAATAACAGCCACGGTATATTCGTTTGCTTCCTTAATAGCCTCTTCCAAAGCCTGTAAATCGTATGGATCCACAGATTTTACATAATCAACACCCAGCCCACGAGCTACCTGCTCTATATCCAAGTGAGCACCAATGTCACCAGAAGCTGTTATACCCGTAGATGGGTTAGGTTGATGGCCTGTCATAGCTGTGATACGGTTATCCAATACGATGAGTGTGAGTTTGCTCCTGTTATATACTGCGTTCACCAAAGCAGGCAAACCCGTATGGAAAAATGTGCTGTCACCTATGGTAGAAATGACCCTTTCCTCCTGAGCCTTTGCCATACCGCTCCCCAAGCCTACCGATGCGCCCATAGCAATACATGTATCAATAGCTTTTAATGGATCCAATGCACCTAAGGTATAACAACCAATGTCTGAGGGTTTAACAGATTTCCTTTCCGTTTTCTTAACCATGTAAAAAACGTTTCTATGCGCACAGCCTGGACAAAGCACTGGAGGTCGAGGAGGAAGTGAAGGCACCTGAGCTATTTGTGGCTCTGTCACTGGTAGGTTCAGAATCCTTTCTAGAGCATTGCGGACTTTCCAGTAATTAAGCTCGTCAACTCTGGGGAGCACGTCTTTCCCATGCACCGGCACGCTCAACCCTGCTTCGTAAAGTATTGCTTTGATCATTTCTTCCAAAAATGGTTCTAGCTCCTCTACCACCAGCAAGACATCCAACTGTTTGGCAAACTCAACTATCAATTCTTTATCCAGCGGATAAACCATGCCCAGTTTAAGTATGTTTAACTGGGTGCCTAAGTCACGTTCCGCTTCCTTTACATAGAGATACTCCACGCCCTGTGTGATTACGCCAACTTTACCTGACCCTTCTAACCTATTGAGCTCATGGTTACGTGAAAAACTGATAGCTTGGTCCAACCGCTGCAGCACTTTAGGATGATTTTTCTTGGCGTTGGCTGGTAAACTTACGAACCTGACAATGTCGGGCTTAAAAGTTCCCTTCCTCCGGTTTCCTTGCCTAACGTTTTCACCTAACGAGGAAAACGTTACAGGACTTCGCGTATGACTAACTCGGGTTGTACTCCTTAGAAGAACCGGTGCACCAATCGATTCACTAAGTTCGAAAGCTATCTTAGTAAAATCTTTAGCCTCCTGAGGATCTGAAGGAACAAGTACAGGAACTCCTGCGAATTTGCCGAAAATTCGGTTATCTTGCTCGTTTTGTGAACTCCACATTCCTGGATCGTCAGCGGTCAAAATCACTAAGCCTGCTACCGCTCCCTGATAGGCAAGCGACATGAACGTATCTGCTGCAACATTAAGCCCTACATGTTTCATGGTTGCCATGGCTCTTAGGTTTGACCACGAAAAAGCCGTAGCCACTTCCAGGGCAACCTTTTCATTTGTAGAGTATTCCACATATACACCCGTCTCCTTCGCATATTTGCTCAACGTCTCGGTGACCTCTGTGGAAGGAGTTCCCGGATAAGCGGCTACGCATGCTACATCCGCTTCCAAAGCCCCCCTAGCAATGGCTTCATTACCTAACAAAAGATCAGAGCCCGTTTCATCTAGAAATGACATTAAGTTCACCTCCACTTAACATTGTACTACCCTTTCTTCGGCGTGTTAGAATCTAAAGTAGTTAATATAACCACCAATCAAAATAAGGAGGTACTAATGCAGCCACTGCAATATATTGGGCTCGCTCTTGGTGGCCTTTCTGTTTTCTTGTATGGTTTGCTTGCCTTCAGCGACTATTTAAAAGAATTAGCAGGCATTCGCCTAAGAACCATCATCACTCGAATTAGCGGAACAACTTGGAAAGCACTATTAACGGGTTTGATCGTAACCGCTCTCTGGCAGTCTTCTTCGGTAACAACAGTAGTTGCAGTTGCGTTGGTAAATGCGGGTATGCTACCATTTGAAGCCGCTCTAGGTTTGATTTTTGGGGCCAATATCGGAACTACTATTACTGCTCAAATAGTTGCCTTCAACATAACACAGTGGGGTTTGTTCATTCTTCCCATAGGTTTGATAACGTATTTGGTTGGCAAGAAGAAAAGAGCAAAGACTATTGGTCTATCGATTTTTTCTTTTGGACTCCTTTTATCAGGTCTATGGTTAATGGAACTAGGGCTTAGCCCATTAAAGGAATCTGCTTATCTGCAAAGTCTTTTAGTAGCGTTTAGTACTAAACCTTGGCTGGGTATATTAGCTGGTGCAGTATTTACTGGCATCATACAATCATCATCTGCGACAACATCACTAGTTGTGGCGATGGCACGTCAAGGATTAATGACGTTCGGCGCAGCAGTACCATTAGTACTGGGCGCAAATGTCGGTACCACCGTAACCGCTCTTTTGGCTTCTATTGGAACCAAACTAAGTGCTAGAAGAACGGCTGTGGCTCACCTGCTCTTCAACCTTGTCGGTGTCATCTTGATATATCCTTTTCTTGTTACAGGAATTTACCAAAACGCCGTAATAAGCATTTCTGAAATTTTCGGCGATGTTTCCTTACCACGCCTCATAGCAAATTCCCATACTTTGTTCAACGTCGTCTGGGCTTTGTTTTGGGCTTTCCAGGTAAATAACTTCGCTAAGCTCGTAAAGTGGCTAGTTAAAGGTGAGGAAAAGATTTTCACAAAGCCCGAGTATTTGCACGCAAACTTGTTGTCTGCTCCTTCTTTGGCTTTAGATGCTCTTAGAAGTACCTTAAAATACATGGCTGATGTGAGTATTAGCATGCTGAACTCTGTTGTCGAAATGATTCTCAAGGAAGAAAAGTATAATGGTGAAGAAATTTGGAATATGGAGAACTTAGTTGACGACCTTTACAGTGATGGCCTGCAGTATGCAAACAAACTAGCACAGACATCCTTGTCAGAAGAAGAAGTGGCATACTTAGCTGCCATTGTTCACAGCATGGACGATGTGGAAAGATGGGGCGACCACGCGACTAACTTGATAGAGTTCGCTGAATTCGTGTACGAAAATGATGTGCACTTTAGCCCCAAAGGTCAAGAATCCTTAAAACAGCTTTTTGGTCTAGTAAAGGCTAATTTGGACAGAGCACAACAGGTAATTGACAACGGTTTCTCAGAAAGCATTTTAGAACTTACGGTCCTTACCGAAGAACAGATTGATGCTTTAGTCAAGGAACTCAGAAACGAAAGAACCGAGCGCTTAATTCAAGGCGAAGTTTCTGTAAGTGCTGCAGTTATTTACGTGGACATTTTAACCAACTTAGAGCGTGTGGCTGACCATTGCCTTAATGTAGTGCAGAATTTTTCACGTATCCATGGAGAGAAGGTGAGCGATGAACGACGTCAATAAAGAACTTCGGAAGCAAGCCGCACTTCTGCTCAAGGTTCTTGGAATAATGATTGTATTCCCAGGATTTCTGATAACAGCGGCGCTAGCCATATTTGTGCCGCCAACGAACGAAGGCAAATATGCTAACGCTTTTGTAAGCTTAATACTATTTGTAATACTCTTCGCCCTGTTACAAGATGAAATATTCGCTTTTATCCGTAAGCTATTTGGGAAGAAGAGCTAGTAAAGCTGGAAGATTGAACGGTAAATCATCGGGAACTCGGCTACTAACAATGTTCTTATCCACCACCACTGGTTGGTTAACCCAGATGGCACCTGCGTTTTCCAAGTCGTCTTTTATGGCAGATACTGAAGTCATAGTTACTCCCTCAACTACTTTCGCTGAGATGAGCACTTGAGGTCCATGACAAATAGTTCCAATAGGTCTACCCAACTTGTAGAATGCTGAAACGAATTCCTTGACCTCGTCAAAGCGGCGAAGGCGATCGGGGGCATGCCCGCCCGGAATATAAAGCCCAACAAATTCTTCTGGCTTGTGTTTTGCCAAAGTTTCAGTTATCTGAAAATACAAGCCATTCTTTCCCTTCGCTAATTTGGGCTCAACACCTAGCACTACTGGCTCAAAGTTGTCTTCCTGCACCCTGAAATAAGGATAAAAGAACTCCAGGTCCTCAAAACCATCATCCAGCAATATGGCTATTTTCCCTGCCATGTGTGAACCTCCTTTCTTCTCAACTTAAGTTACTCACTTCTCTGCGCAACTAGCTCCATCTCAAAAAAAGCATTCATGGGCAATCCTGCTACCTGTATCATACTCCTAGCTGGTAAATCATTTCCAAAAAAGGCTGCATAGCGCTCATTAAGCTTTGCAGCATACGACATGTCTTTCATAAAAACCGTGGTTTTCACAACTGCATCTTTCGCAATACCTAAGGCCTTCAGCAATTCATTAACGTTAGCAAACATTTGTGAAAGTTGCAAATCAGGATCTTCTGGTAACGTTCCATCAGGTTTTGCACCCAACAGACCACTAACAAAAACAAGATTGCCACTTTCTACAGCATGGACATAGGGGCCTGTAGGTTTGAAAATCCCATCTACTACGTACCTTTTCACAAGCATCACCCCTTTACTAAACTTTAAAATCCAAACTTACTGTCGTGACTCGGCCAATAGCCTATATAAATGCAAACTGAACCACATCAACACTGACGAAAGCAAGAACAAGACTATTGGTCCTGTATTATAAATGTACCCACCTACAGCCGAAGCTAAACTGTTAAAGGCAGCAATAGTGGCCGTAAGGAGAGCAAAACCAATGTATGAGTAATCCTTAGGAACACGATGCGACACACCGCTGGTTATCAGCGAATACGTGTTCATGAAAGCGCCTCTAAAGAAAAACGCTACCCACAAAAACCACCTATTACTGATGAGAAGCATCGTTCCCAAGATGCCGCACCAAACGGATATCCTAAGTATGA
The genomic region above belongs to Coprothermobacter proteolyticus DSM 5265 and contains:
- the iorA gene encoding indolepyruvate ferredoxin oxidoreductase subunit alpha; protein product: MSFLDETGSDLLLGNEAIARGALEADVACVAAYPGTPSTEVTETLSKYAKETGVYVEYSTNEKVALEVATAFSWSNLRAMATMKHVGLNVAADTFMSLAYQGAVAGLVILTADDPGMWSSQNEQDNRIFGKFAGVPVLVPSDPQEAKDFTKIAFELSESIGAPVLLRSTTRVSHTRSPVTFSSLGENVRQGNRRKGTFKPDIVRFVSLPANAKKNHPKVLQRLDQAISFSRNHELNRLEGSGKVGVITQGVEYLYVKEAERDLGTQLNILKLGMVYPLDKELIVEFAKQLDVLLVVEELEPFLEEMIKAILYEAGLSVPVHGKDVLPRVDELNYWKVRNALERILNLPVTEPQIAQVPSLPPRPPVLCPGCAHRNVFYMVKKTERKSVKPSDIGCYTLGALDPLKAIDTCIAMGASVGLGSGMAKAQEERVISTIGDSTFFHTGLPALVNAVYNRSKLTLIVLDNRITAMTGHQPNPSTGITASGDIGAHLDIEQVARGLGVDYVKSVDPYDLQALEEAIKEANEYTVAVIVAKQPCALLRQRQLQRRGERAPLYAVEEEKCTGCRVCVNLLGCPALVFDRDKKKVSIDEDLCAGCSACAQVCPYNAIYEKSIEGEKNFDVVSDESRARWQQWYTTLF
- a CDS encoding metal-sensitive transcriptional regulator — encoded protein: MKTNDGPAYGDEVLQMVKTAVGQLSAVERMLSDGVCCTEVATQIAAVQGLMKKIVSLMVRDRMAKCLPEKGSEELSKALQVLIEKTSK
- a CDS encoding indolepyruvate oxidoreductase subunit beta → MVYNIVLTGVGGQGILTAAKVLGKAAMMAGYYAAVGEIHGLAQRGGSVIGFVRISENPVASTVPEGTADLLLSFEPLEAIRYINYAKKGTTFIVNEAKMVPVSANLGSTVYPSLEEIRKNLEEFGPCHMFDATALAKSLGSTIYVNSVMLGKSASVLSFLLPKEVIEKALEEVLPRDLENNLKAFDLGYQVS
- a CDS encoding Na/Pi cotransporter family protein → MQPLQYIGLALGGLSVFLYGLLAFSDYLKELAGIRLRTIITRISGTTWKALLTGLIVTALWQSSSVTTVVAVALVNAGMLPFEAALGLIFGANIGTTITAQIVAFNITQWGLFILPIGLITYLVGKKKRAKTIGLSIFSFGLLLSGLWLMELGLSPLKESAYLQSLLVAFSTKPWLGILAGAVFTGIIQSSSATTSLVVAMARQGLMTFGAAVPLVLGANVGTTVTALLASIGTKLSARRTAVAHLLFNLVGVILIYPFLVTGIYQNAVISISEIFGDVSLPRLIANSHTLFNVVWALFWAFQVNNFAKLVKWLVKGEEKIFTKPEYLHANLLSAPSLALDALRSTLKYMADVSISMLNSVVEMILKEEKYNGEEIWNMENLVDDLYSDGLQYANKLAQTSLSEEEVAYLAAIVHSMDDVERWGDHATNLIEFAEFVYENDVHFSPKGQESLKQLFGLVKANLDRAQQVIDNGFSESILELTVLTEEQIDALVKELRNERTERLIQGEVSVSAAVIYVDILTNLERVADHCLNVVQNFSRIHGEKVSDERRQ
- a CDS encoding type 1 glutamine amidotransferase domain-containing protein, with the protein product MAGKIAILLDDGFEDLEFFYPYFRVQEDNFEPVVLGVEPKLAKGKNGLYFQITETLAKHKPEEFVGLYIPGGHAPDRLRRFDEVKEFVSAFYKLGRPIGTICHGPQVLISAKVVEGVTMTSVSAIKDDLENAGAIWVNQPVVVDKNIVSSRVPDDLPFNLPALLALLPK
- a CDS encoding cysteine desulfurase family protein, whose product is MRAYFDHCRSTYVDKSVIDEMIPWWTEKYWAPSSFTYTGTTAAEAIENSQMAYAKFFGGKPDEVHFAPSHAVANNIAIQGVLNNVESGTVPHVITTSIEHGTTMDLVKQLEKLGKIKVTYLPVDSNGLVDLDALSESLGKDTVLVTMAAVNYMVGTIQPVKDISKIIRDVNPEVLIHYDLTWALGRLADLALAPYADIITASIERIHGPKGVTALWVKKGVPVKGPIYGSQAYSRIVPGTPDVPSIVGAAKALELMQDGLEQKIEHMKHIRNRLINETMELVPETLLNGPEGDLRSPSNVCLTFRYVEGESVEMYLDMEDITVDTGSACANPFLEANHVILAMYGDYERAHGAIRMTFTWTTTDEEVDKFLEVIPGIVAKLRKISPLAPKVYKE
- a CDS encoding RidA family protein, which gives rise to MLVKRYVVDGIFKPTGPYVHAVESGNLVFVSGLLGAKPDGTLPEDPDLQLSQMFANVNELLKALGIAKDAVVKTTVFMKDMSYAAKLNERYAAFFGNDLPARSMIQVAGLPMNAFFEMELVAQRSE